One genomic window of Pseudomonas aeruginosa includes the following:
- the folD gene encoding bifunctional methylenetetrahydrofolate dehydrogenase/methenyltetrahydrofolate cyclohydrolase FolD, with the protein MTAQLIDGKAIAANLRQQIAQRVTERRQQGLRVPGLAVILVGTDPASQVYVAHKRKDCEEVGFLSQAYDLPAETSQDDLLALIDRLNDDPAIDGILVQLPLPAHLDASLLLERIHPDKDVDGFHPYNIGRLAQRMPLLRPCTPKGIMTLLASTGADLYGMDAVVVGASNIVGRPMALELLLGGCTVTVTHRFTRDLADHVSRADLVVVAAGKPGLVKGEWIKEGAIVIDVGINRQADGRLVGDVEYEVAAQRASWITPVPGGVGPMTRACLLENTLHAAEHLHD; encoded by the coding sequence ATGACCGCACAACTGATCGACGGCAAAGCGATCGCCGCCAACCTTCGCCAGCAGATAGCCCAACGCGTGACCGAGCGCCGCCAGCAAGGCCTGCGCGTTCCCGGCCTGGCGGTGATCCTGGTCGGCACCGATCCGGCCTCTCAGGTCTATGTGGCGCACAAGCGCAAGGACTGCGAGGAAGTCGGCTTTCTCTCCCAGGCCTACGATCTTCCCGCCGAAACCAGCCAGGACGACCTGCTGGCCCTGATCGACCGCCTGAACGACGATCCCGCCATCGACGGCATCCTGGTCCAGCTACCCCTGCCCGCCCACCTGGACGCCTCCCTGCTGCTGGAGCGCATCCACCCGGACAAGGACGTGGACGGTTTCCATCCCTACAACATCGGCCGCCTGGCCCAGCGCATGCCCCTCCTGCGCCCCTGCACCCCGAAAGGCATCATGACCCTGCTCGCCAGCACCGGCGCCGACCTGTACGGCATGGATGCGGTCGTGGTCGGCGCCTCGAACATCGTCGGCCGCCCCATGGCTCTGGAGTTGCTGCTGGGTGGCTGCACCGTCACCGTGACCCACCGCTTCACCCGCGACCTGGCCGACCATGTGTCGCGTGCCGACCTGGTGGTGGTCGCTGCCGGCAAGCCGGGACTGGTCAAGGGCGAGTGGATCAAGGAAGGCGCCATCGTCATCGACGTCGGCATCAACCGCCAGGCCGACGGCCGACTGGTCGGCGACGTGGAATACGAAGTGGCAGCGCAACGCGCCAGCTGGATCACCCCGGTGCCGGGCGGCGTCGGGCCGATGACCCGCGCCTGCCTGCTGGAAAATACCCTGCACGCCGCCGAACACCTGCACGACTGA
- the cysS gene encoding cysteine--tRNA ligase: MLQIYNTLSKTKEVFTPLVGNQVRMYVCGMTVYDYCHLGHGRSMVAFDVITRWLRHRGYDLTYVRNITDIDDKIINRANENGEPFDVLTERMIAAMHEDEARLNILKPDQEPRATDHIAGMHAMIQTLIDKGYAYAPGNGDVYYRVGKFAGYGKLSRRRVEDLRIGARIEPGEAKEDPLDFVLWKGAKPGEPSWSSPWGEGRPGWHIECSVMSTCCLGDSFDIHGGGNDLEFPHHENEIAQSEAATGKPYAKSWLHCGMITINGEKMSKSLGNFFTIREVLEKYHPEVVRYLLIASHYRSPINYSEENLREAKAALDRFYNALKGLPEAAPAEAAEYVERFAAAMDDDFNTAGACSVLFELAREVNRLRESDLSAAAALAARLKQLAGLLGVLQLEPEAFLQAGAEGKVDAAEVEALIQARLEARAAKNWAESDRIRDRLTAMGVVLEDGKGGTTWRLAD; this comes from the coding sequence GTGCTGCAGATCTACAACACGCTGAGCAAGACCAAAGAAGTCTTCACGCCGCTGGTCGGCAACCAGGTGCGCATGTACGTGTGTGGCATGACCGTGTACGACTACTGCCATCTGGGCCACGGCCGCAGCATGGTGGCGTTCGACGTGATCACCCGCTGGTTGCGCCACCGTGGCTACGACCTGACGTACGTGCGCAACATCACCGATATCGATGACAAGATCATCAATCGCGCCAACGAGAACGGCGAGCCGTTCGATGTGCTGACCGAGCGCATGATCGCGGCGATGCACGAGGACGAGGCCCGGCTGAACATCCTCAAGCCGGACCAGGAGCCGCGCGCCACCGATCACATCGCCGGCATGCACGCGATGATCCAGACCCTGATCGACAAGGGCTATGCCTACGCGCCGGGCAACGGTGACGTGTACTACCGGGTCGGCAAGTTCGCTGGCTACGGCAAGTTGTCGCGGCGGCGGGTCGAGGACCTGCGCATCGGTGCGCGGATCGAGCCGGGCGAAGCGAAGGAGGATCCGCTCGATTTCGTGCTCTGGAAGGGCGCCAAGCCGGGCGAGCCGAGCTGGTCGTCGCCCTGGGGCGAGGGGCGCCCGGGCTGGCACATCGAATGCTCGGTGATGTCCACCTGCTGCCTGGGCGATTCCTTCGACATCCATGGCGGTGGCAACGACCTGGAGTTCCCTCACCACGAGAACGAGATCGCCCAGAGCGAGGCCGCGACCGGCAAGCCCTACGCCAAGTCCTGGCTGCACTGCGGGATGATCACCATCAACGGCGAGAAGATGTCCAAGTCGCTGGGCAATTTCTTCACCATCCGCGAAGTGCTGGAGAAATATCACCCCGAAGTGGTGCGTTACCTGCTGATCGCCAGCCATTACCGCAGTCCGATCAACTACTCGGAGGAGAACCTGCGCGAGGCCAAGGCGGCCCTGGACCGTTTCTACAACGCGCTCAAGGGGCTGCCCGAGGCGGCGCCGGCGGAAGCGGCGGAGTATGTCGAGCGCTTCGCCGCGGCGATGGACGACGACTTCAATACCGCGGGTGCCTGCTCGGTGCTGTTCGAGCTGGCGCGGGAGGTCAATCGTCTGCGCGAAAGCGACCTGTCGGCGGCGGCCGCGCTGGCCGCGCGCCTGAAGCAGTTGGCTGGCCTGCTGGGGGTGCTGCAACTGGAGCCGGAAGCCTTCCTGCAGGCGGGCGCCGAGGGCAAGGTCGATGCGGCCGAGGTCGAGGCGCTGATCCAGGCGCGCCTGGAGGCGCGGGCGGCGAAGAACTGGGCGGAGTCCGACCGGATTCGCGATCGGCTCACCGCCATGGGCGTCGTGCTGGAGGATGGCAAGGGCGGCACTACCTGGCGCCTGGCCGACTGA
- a CDS encoding glutamine--tRNA ligase/YqeY domain fusion protein has protein sequence MSKPETTAAPNFLRQIVQADLDAGKHAKIVTRFPPEPNGYLHIGHAKSICLNFGLAQEFAGDCHLRFDDTNPAKEDQEYIDAIEADIKWLGFQWSGEVCYASNYFDQLHAWAIELIKAGKAFVCDLGPEEMREYRGTLTEPGRNSPYRDRSVEENLDLFARMKAGEFPDGARSLRAKIDMGSPNMNLRDPILYRIRHAHHHQTGDKWCIYPSYDFTHGQSDAIEGITHSICTLEFEDHRPLYEWFLANLPVPAQPRQYEFSRLNLNYTVTSKRKLKQLVDEGHVSGWDDPRMSTLSGYRRRGYTPESIRNFCEMIGVNRASGVVDIGMLEFSIRDHLDATAPRAMCVLKPLKVVITNYPEGQVENLELPRHPKEDMGVRVLPFGRELFIDAGDFEEVPPAGYKRLIPGGEVRLRGSYVIRADEAIKDADGNIVELRCSYDPDTLGKNPEGRKVKGVIHWVPAEGSVECEVRLYDRLFRSANPEKAEEGGSFLDNINADSLQVLTGCRAEPSLGQANPEDRFQFEREGYFVADLKDSRPGKPVFNRTVTLRDSWGQG, from the coding sequence ATGAGCAAGCCAGAGACCACCGCCGCCCCGAACTTCCTGCGCCAGATCGTTCAAGCCGACCTGGATGCCGGCAAGCACGCGAAGATCGTCACCCGTTTCCCCCCGGAGCCCAACGGTTACCTGCACATCGGCCACGCCAAGTCGATCTGCCTGAACTTCGGCCTGGCCCAGGAATTCGCTGGCGATTGCCATCTGCGCTTCGATGACACCAACCCGGCCAAGGAAGACCAGGAGTACATCGATGCCATCGAGGCCGACATCAAGTGGCTGGGCTTCCAGTGGTCCGGCGAGGTCTGCTATGCCTCCAACTATTTCGACCAGTTGCATGCCTGGGCCATCGAGCTGATCAAGGCCGGCAAGGCGTTCGTCTGCGACCTCGGTCCCGAGGAAATGCGCGAATACCGCGGCACCCTCACCGAGCCGGGCCGCAACAGCCCTTACCGTGACCGTTCGGTGGAGGAGAACCTCGACCTGTTCGCCCGCATGAAGGCCGGTGAGTTCCCCGACGGCGCCCGTTCGCTGCGGGCGAAGATCGACATGGGTTCGCCGAACATGAACCTGCGCGATCCGATCCTGTACCGCATCCGCCATGCGCATCACCACCAGACCGGCGACAAGTGGTGCATCTACCCGAGCTACGACTTCACCCACGGTCAGTCGGACGCCATCGAGGGCATCACCCATTCGATCTGCACCCTGGAATTCGAAGACCATCGTCCGCTCTACGAGTGGTTCCTGGCCAACCTGCCGGTACCTGCGCAACCGCGCCAGTACGAATTCTCCCGGCTCAACCTGAACTACACCGTGACCAGCAAGCGCAAGCTCAAGCAACTGGTCGACGAAGGCCATGTCAGCGGCTGGGACGATCCGCGCATGTCGACCCTGTCCGGCTATCGCCGCCGCGGCTACACCCCGGAGTCGATCCGCAACTTCTGCGAGATGATCGGGGTGAACCGTGCCAGCGGCGTGGTCGACATCGGCATGCTCGAGTTCAGCATCCGCGACCACCTGGACGCCACCGCGCCGCGTGCCATGTGCGTGCTGAAACCGCTCAAGGTGGTGATCACCAACTACCCCGAAGGGCAGGTGGAGAACCTCGAGTTGCCGCGTCATCCGAAGGAAGACATGGGAGTGCGCGTACTGCCGTTCGGTCGCGAGCTGTTCATCGATGCCGGTGACTTCGAGGAAGTCCCGCCGGCCGGCTACAAGCGCCTGATCCCCGGTGGCGAGGTGCGTCTGCGCGGCAGCTACGTGATCCGTGCCGACGAAGCGATCAAGGATGCCGACGGCAATATCGTCGAACTGCGCTGCAGCTACGATCCGGACACCCTGGGCAAGAACCCGGAAGGCCGCAAGGTCAAGGGCGTGATCCACTGGGTGCCGGCCGAGGGCAGCGTCGAGTGCGAAGTGCGCCTGTACGATCGGCTGTTCCGCTCGGCCAATCCGGAGAAGGCGGAAGAGGGCGGCAGCTTCCTCGACAACATCAACGCCGACTCCCTGCAGGTACTGACCGGCTGTCGCGCCGAGCCGTCGCTGGGCCAGGCGAACCCGGAGGATCGCTTCCAGTTCGAGCGCGAAGGCTATTTCGTCGCCGACCTGAAGGACTCCAGGCCGGGCAAGCCGGTGTTCAACCGTACCGTCACCCTGCGTGACTCCTGGGGACAGGGCTGA
- a CDS encoding peptidylprolyl isomerase: MIKLHTNHGVITLKLDEEKAPETAANFKEYVKSGHYDNTVFHRVINNFMIQGGGFEPGMKQKPTRAPIKNEANNGLTNKVGSIAMARTMDPHSASAQFFINVADNDFLNHTAPTTQGWGYAVFGEVVEGMDVVNKIKGVATTMRSGHQDVPAEDVIIEKAEIVEE; this comes from the coding sequence ATGATCAAGCTGCATACCAACCATGGCGTCATCACCCTGAAGCTCGATGAAGAGAAAGCCCCGGAAACCGCGGCGAACTTCAAGGAGTACGTGAAAAGCGGCCACTACGACAACACCGTCTTCCACCGCGTGATCAACAACTTCATGATCCAGGGCGGCGGTTTCGAGCCGGGCATGAAGCAGAAGCCCACTCGCGCACCGATCAAGAACGAAGCCAACAACGGCCTGACCAACAAGGTCGGCAGCATCGCCATGGCTCGTACCATGGACCCGCATTCGGCCAGCGCGCAGTTCTTCATCAACGTCGCCGACAACGATTTCCTCAACCATACCGCCCCCACCACCCAGGGCTGGGGCTATGCCGTCTTCGGCGAAGTGGTCGAGGGCATGGACGTGGTCAACAAGATCAAGGGCGTGGCCACCACCATGCGCAGCGGCCACCAGGACGTGCCGGCCGAGGACGTGATCATCGAGAAGGCCGAAATCGTCGAAGAATGA